A part of Bacteroidia bacterium genomic DNA contains:
- a CDS encoding CAP domain-containing protein: MTTYKTKINEYEPKFIAVLEKSAPIDKVIWDENLALNCKQMVEGTLNPEYKGVNKMCGFAYGSGNGYSNENALYFLCDSYTHILNEDELYFGFYISSKGHAFTWGESCEAKRYVFELKDAIDSSKVDFRKISTAANETGINAMDKEMIKEINFVRQYPQVYASIVADYLSDRSKYWGGLSKDDYEAGNELIEELKVMTPVQILFPQKCVYEAAKKHGEDCKKRGFLDHTGSDGSSPFSRISSFCSGLSGNENIVGGTKDARTLVIELLIDSGISSRGHRYNMLDPDWKYVGCYGYDGGDMYNYIQNFATD, translated from the coding sequence TTGACTACATATAAAACAAAAATTAATGAATACGAACCCAAGTTTATTGCAGTGCTTGAAAAATCCGCTCCCATAGACAAAGTAATATGGGATGAAAATTTAGCACTAAATTGTAAACAAATGGTTGAAGGAACCCTTAATCCTGAATACAAGGGCGTCAATAAAATGTGTGGGTTTGCTTATGGTAGCGGTAACGGTTATAGCAATGAAAATGCTTTGTATTTTTTATGCGATTCATATACGCATATACTAAACGAAGACGAATTGTATTTTGGGTTTTATATCAGTTCAAAAGGGCATGCCTTTACATGGGGAGAATCGTGTGAAGCTAAAAGGTATGTATTTGAATTGAAGGATGCCATAGATAGCTCAAAAGTTGATTTCAGAAAAATCAGCACTGCTGCTAATGAAACCGGAATAAACGCTATGGACAAAGAAATGATTAAGGAAATCAATTTTGTCAGGCAATATCCCCAGGTGTATGCTTCTATTGTGGCAGATTATTTATCAGACAGATCAAAATATTGGGGTGGATTATCAAAAGACGATTATGAAGCAGGAAATGAGCTGATTGAAGAATTGAAGGTAATGACTCCCGTGCAAATACTTTTCCCCCAAAAATGTGTTTATGAAGCAGCAAAAAAACATGGAGAAGACTGTAAAAAAAGAGGTTTTTTAGACCACACCGGCTCTGATGGCTCAAGTCCATTTTCCAGGATTTCAAGCTTCTGCAGCGGGCTGTCAGGAAATGAAAATATCGTAGGAGGAACAAAAGATGCAAGAACTTTGGTAATTGAATTGTTGATTGATAGTGGAATCAGCAGCAGAGGACATCGTTATAATATGCTGGACCCGGACTGGAAATATGTAGGTTGTTATGGATATGATGGCGGGGATATGTATAATTATATTCAGAACTTTGCCACAGATTAA
- a CDS encoding Crp/Fnr family transcriptional regulator — protein sequence MKTEPLIHYFNNFLPLDEEEKSFLEEVFKERKVKRRQFILQEGDVCKHNTFVVDGCFKMYMVDSNGKEHNLQFAIENWWIGDIGSFHSEEPSRLYIEAIENSIILQIKKEDQWKLFVDYPKFNRIFRVLAENAMVSLQNRVLQNISSTAEERYLQFSKKYPQLFNRISNVQIASYLGVTPEFLSTIRKHLSKS from the coding sequence ATGAAGACAGAGCCTCTGATACACTATTTCAACAATTTTCTTCCGTTAGATGAAGAAGAAAAATCTTTCCTGGAAGAAGTTTTTAAAGAGCGAAAAGTTAAACGGAGGCAATTCATTCTTCAGGAAGGAGATGTTTGTAAACACAACACCTTCGTTGTAGATGGTTGCTTCAAAATGTATATGGTAGATTCGAATGGAAAAGAACATAACCTCCAGTTTGCAATTGAAAATTGGTGGATCGGAGATATCGGCAGCTTCCATTCTGAAGAACCAAGCAGACTTTACATAGAAGCCATAGAGAACTCAATTATACTCCAAATCAAAAAGGAAGATCAATGGAAGCTGTTTGTAGATTACCCCAAATTCAATAGAATCTTTAGGGTTCTTGCTGAGAATGCCATGGTAAGCTTACAGAATCGGGTACTTCAAAATATTAGCTCAACAGCAGAAGAACGATACTTACAATTTTCTAAAAAGTACCCGCAATTGTTTAATCGAATCTCTAACGTTCAAATTGCCTCCTATTTAGGCGTAACCCCAGAGTTTCTGAGCACCATCCGAAAGCATCTCTCCAAATCTTAA
- a CDS encoding NmrA/HSCARG family protein: MEKKIIAVIGATGSQGNGVVNALVKDSTFKVRAVTRNPDKYQGRADEVVMGDLTDTESLTHAFKDAHGVFVVTNFWEGADELAQGKNAVEAAKKANVNHFVWSTLPNVEKISNGKFDVPHFTGKAEVDELVKNAGFANYTFVQAPFYFQNLTGQMGAQPQQDGSFGWTLPIDPGKKVIHMADISDLGKVVAGALLHPEKAGKGAYLSLAAEQNSFNDVLAAFKANGKAYSFYQVPTEVFSNFFPGAGEIAQMLAYFENHTYMGPNSEAQIQLAKEISTEQFTSLNDWIKQNEL, encoded by the coding sequence ATGGAAAAGAAAATTATTGCAGTAATAGGAGCAACTGGCTCTCAAGGTAACGGAGTCGTAAATGCCCTGGTTAAAGATAGCACTTTCAAGGTAAGAGCGGTCACCCGCAACCCTGATAAATATCAAGGCAGAGCAGATGAAGTTGTCATGGGTGATTTAACCGACACTGAATCATTAACCCATGCTTTCAAAGATGCCCATGGTGTTTTTGTGGTAACCAATTTTTGGGAAGGTGCAGATGAGTTGGCACAAGGAAAAAATGCCGTTGAAGCTGCAAAAAAAGCTAATGTCAATCACTTCGTTTGGTCAACATTGCCAAACGTAGAGAAAATTAGTAATGGAAAATTTGATGTTCCTCATTTTACAGGAAAAGCCGAAGTTGATGAACTGGTAAAAAATGCGGGTTTTGCCAACTATACGTTTGTTCAGGCGCCTTTTTACTTTCAAAATCTAACAGGACAAATGGGCGCACAACCCCAACAAGACGGTTCCTTCGGTTGGACATTGCCCATTGATCCAGGTAAGAAAGTAATCCACATGGCAGACATCAGCGATCTGGGGAAAGTAGTAGCCGGAGCGTTATTACATCCGGAGAAGGCAGGCAAGGGAGCCTATTTATCCCTGGCTGCCGAACAGAACAGCTTCAACGATGTATTAGCAGCTTTCAAAGCCAATGGCAAAGCGTACAGCTTTTACCAGGTTCCCACCGAAGTGTTCTCCAATTTTTTTCCCGGAGCAGGAGAAATTGCCCAGATGTTAGCCTATTTCGAGAATCATACCTACATGGGCCCCAATTCGGAAGCTCAAATCCAATTGGCCAAAGAAATTTCCACTGAGCAATTCACCTCACTAAACGATTGGATTAAACAAAATGAACTTTAG
- a CDS encoding nuclear transport factor 2 family protein — translation MKRRIITAVLASMMMASCNPNSNQEPTNSLTENIEIMEKHEKQKIEALLSEYQKSLNTSDANLAQSLYTKDGIFMPTEAPSGIGPDGILKSYEYVFSQIQLNIEFFIEEIQVDGNMAFAVTTSKGTTLIHATGDTIPEANRELFVFEKVNGEWKIARYMFNKTEPGK, via the coding sequence ATGAAAAGAAGAATAATAACAGCAGTATTAGCCAGCATGATGATGGCTTCCTGCAACCCAAATAGTAATCAAGAACCAACAAATAGTTTAACAGAAAATATTGAAATCATGGAGAAACATGAAAAACAAAAAATAGAAGCGCTACTAAGTGAATATCAAAAATCACTTAACACTTCTGATGCAAATTTGGCTCAATCACTTTACACAAAGGATGGGATTTTTATGCCGACAGAGGCACCTTCAGGAATTGGACCTGATGGTATCCTGAAATCTTACGAATATGTCTTTTCCCAAATTCAACTGAACATTGAGTTCTTCATTGAAGAAATCCAGGTGGACGGTAACATGGCATTTGCCGTAACGACTTCAAAAGGAACTACACTTATCCATGCCACAGGCGATACCATTCCTGAGGCAAACAGGGAACTATTTGTCTTTGAAAAAGTGAATGGCGAATGGAAAATTGCCCGATATATGTTTAACAAGACGGAGCCGGGAAAATAA
- a CDS encoding SRPBCC family protein, whose product MENQITVTATINADKDKVWDYYTNPLHIVNWNFADPSWHCPTAENDMKPGGTYKARMEARDGSFGFYFEAVYTSIIDGKEFTYEFGGRMATVTFESLGNQTEVTVTFDPEKENPVEMQRGGWQAILNNFKTYTENN is encoded by the coding sequence ATGGAAAACCAAATTACGGTAACTGCAACCATAAATGCAGATAAAGATAAGGTTTGGGATTATTATACCAATCCATTACACATTGTAAACTGGAATTTTGCCGACCCATCCTGGCATTGTCCTACCGCTGAAAATGATATGAAACCAGGCGGTACTTATAAAGCCCGAATGGAAGCCAGAGACGGTAGTTTTGGTTTTTATTTTGAAGCTGTTTACACCAGCATCATTGATGGGAAAGAATTTACTTATGAGTTTGGTGGCCGGATGGCGACTGTTACGTTCGAAAGCCTGGGCAACCAGACAGAGGTAACGGTAACATTCGATCCCGAAAAAGAAAACCCTGTTGAAATGCAAAGAGGCGGTTGGCAGGCCATCCTCAACAACTTCAAAACATACACAGAAAATAATTAA
- a CDS encoding two-component regulator propeller domain-containing protein, with protein sequence MKQKAGILRAISILHVFFHFGLMSGQNEMFHAFTIKDGLPQNTANALMQDSKGQLWIGTQAGVAIFDGARFKTIGTEGDDGFSLSNNMVESLYEDANGRVYIGTRNGMNIYDPGDQKIINLLPDTSSAYGNNFSRPGFYEDSTYVWFISSYSLFAIDKTSAEIKKTASFAPSQLTAMIAGKDGLLIASDSALIFYNPQKNTSGKVAILPQSITTLAYIDDRLWIGTRGGIYDLTGAPILGNLQSEAILHINKSSDGRIWIGATNGIVLYDGKNTRFIKANPDNRLEGNLQLSFLEDNHKRLWFGTNSALHMLIPLSEKIEKNFDNRIFNLPSAEVNSIAYSDRFDIIAIGTENGVNLTKLEPTPGKISVVTAQNFLKNQPVNFTNQDITGRIWVGTKSGDVYCFNEDFSHIQLKGNIKGIRGFYYDTLSHQIYIAGSEGLYAAGENKVIYRPEWTSDIKYTISILNKDQGFWVSHSDLIYDVDLSSRKISTVFKKKNEIPSYMISHQLMADSCLWFSSISGGVFSHSPSENIWAKYNLLKGKNIWSTFSDSQGRLWSNSDDGLYIHNGLQIFQKLDIEDGLNYNDFKMTAQSQLKYGVLVYGNAKGLCIINPDEIKNTAWGATPYISGIEVNFKNQPVPKSGDLLLLEPDEKSITLYIGLDDFVLSGGAEISYKLESLNSSWSSFTPINYPVSFTGLSSGEYYLLVKVRDKSGRISDKVLSQKIKILPHFYETVFFKLILFFVVVILMVFIANFSARQKQRAAENKLKTERAINAERERISRDLHDSIGARLTKIISDLDIMELQAELNQQAVSAGELSKTRDYTQDTINNLRETIWTLDSGVVRLQDIFHQSQKYIERYLPEEIEFEIKMDEALFLRQINPEVAVNIFRIIQEMTQNMLKYSKATKFMVNFTLEKNVRLTVWDNGIGFDFQTVSKGKGLKNIIKRLDEIQGTMAYEQNGGSKFIIHFN encoded by the coding sequence ATGAAACAGAAAGCTGGCATACTGAGAGCAATCTCTATTCTACATGTCTTCTTTCATTTTGGCTTAATGTCCGGGCAAAATGAAATGTTTCATGCCTTTACGATCAAAGACGGCCTCCCCCAAAACACAGCTAATGCCCTGATGCAGGACTCAAAAGGCCAATTGTGGATTGGAACTCAGGCTGGGGTGGCTATTTTTGACGGCGCAAGATTCAAAACCATTGGAACAGAGGGCGACGACGGTTTCAGTTTGTCAAACAATATGGTGGAAAGCCTTTATGAGGATGCAAACGGACGGGTCTATATCGGTACCCGAAACGGAATGAATATTTACGACCCCGGTGACCAGAAAATCATAAACCTATTACCCGATACCTCTTCCGCCTATGGCAATAACTTTAGCAGGCCCGGTTTCTACGAAGATAGCACATATGTCTGGTTTATAAGCAGTTACTCGCTTTTTGCCATCGACAAAACCAGCGCGGAAATAAAAAAAACGGCCAGTTTTGCGCCATCCCAACTGACGGCAATGATCGCAGGCAAAGACGGCTTGCTGATCGCGTCAGATTCCGCCCTGATTTTTTACAATCCTCAAAAAAACACTTCCGGGAAGGTGGCGATTCTGCCACAGAGTATTACAACGCTTGCCTATATTGACGACAGGTTATGGATAGGAACCCGGGGAGGAATTTACGATTTAACCGGAGCGCCGATCTTAGGGAATCTACAATCGGAAGCCATTTTACATATCAATAAAAGCAGTGACGGCAGAATCTGGATAGGTGCAACCAACGGAATTGTGCTGTATGATGGAAAAAACACCCGCTTTATCAAAGCAAACCCCGACAACAGATTAGAAGGAAATTTACAACTCAGCTTTCTGGAAGACAATCATAAGCGGTTGTGGTTTGGGACAAATTCGGCGCTACATATGCTCATCCCTTTGTCCGAAAAAATAGAAAAAAACTTTGATAACCGAATTTTCAATCTACCCTCTGCCGAAGTTAACTCCATTGCTTATTCAGACCGTTTTGACATTATCGCTATCGGCACTGAAAACGGAGTAAATCTCACAAAGCTGGAACCCACGCCCGGCAAAATTTCAGTTGTAACCGCCCAAAACTTCCTCAAAAATCAGCCTGTCAACTTTACCAATCAGGATATAACCGGAAGGATCTGGGTGGGAACCAAATCCGGAGACGTTTATTGTTTTAATGAAGATTTTTCTCACATTCAACTGAAAGGCAATATAAAAGGAATCAGAGGATTTTATTATGATACCTTATCCCATCAAATATATATCGCAGGTTCTGAAGGATTGTATGCCGCCGGAGAAAATAAAGTGATTTACAGGCCCGAATGGACCAGTGATATCAAATATACCATAAGCATTTTAAATAAAGATCAGGGGTTTTGGGTATCACATTCTGATTTAATCTATGATGTTGATCTGAGCAGCAGAAAAATCAGCACTGTTTTTAAAAAGAAAAATGAGATCCCCAGCTATATGATTTCCCATCAGCTTATGGCTGACAGTTGCCTGTGGTTTTCCAGTATTTCAGGCGGTGTGTTTTCCCATTCACCTTCTGAAAATATCTGGGCAAAGTACAATTTGCTGAAAGGTAAAAATATATGGTCCACCTTTTCTGACAGCCAGGGCAGGTTATGGAGCAATTCTGATGATGGTTTGTATATTCATAATGGTCTGCAAATATTTCAAAAACTGGATATTGAGGATGGGCTCAATTACAACGACTTTAAAATGACCGCTCAAAGCCAGCTAAAATACGGGGTGTTGGTTTATGGAAATGCCAAAGGCCTCTGCATCATAAATCCAGATGAGATAAAAAATACAGCATGGGGTGCAACACCCTATATATCAGGCATTGAAGTCAATTTTAAAAACCAGCCGGTACCCAAATCAGGTGACCTACTTTTGTTGGAACCCGATGAAAAGTCTATCACTTTATATATTGGTTTAGATGATTTTGTGTTATCCGGCGGAGCCGAAATAAGCTATAAACTGGAAAGTCTGAATTCGTCCTGGTCTTCCTTCACACCCATAAACTACCCGGTCAGCTTTACCGGCCTTTCTTCAGGTGAATATTATTTATTGGTAAAAGTCAGAGACAAAAGCGGACGTATTTCCGATAAAGTACTTTCTCAAAAGATAAAAATACTTCCGCATTTTTATGAAACTGTATTTTTTAAATTGATTCTGTTTTTCGTTGTCGTGATCCTGATGGTGTTTATTGCCAATTTCAGCGCCCGGCAAAAACAAAGAGCAGCAGAAAATAAATTAAAAACAGAACGTGCCATCAATGCTGAAAGAGAGCGGATTTCACGGGATTTGCACGATTCAATTGGTGCGAGACTTACAAAAATCATTTCTGACCTGGACATTATGGAGTTGCAGGCAGAGCTAAATCAACAAGCCGTGAGCGCCGGGGAGCTTTCCAAAACAAGAGATTACACGCAGGATACCATCAACAATCTCCGCGAAACAATCTGGACCCTCGATTCCGGGGTTGTAAGACTTCAGGATATATTTCATCAGTCGCAAAAATATATTGAAAGATATTTGCCAGAGGAAATAGAATTTGAAATTAAGATGGACGAGGCCTTGTTTCTCAGACAAATCAATCCCGAAGTCGCGGTGAATATTTTCCGGATAATTCAGGAAATGACCCAGAACATGCTGAAATATAGCAAAGCCACAAAGTTTATGGTTAACTTCACATTGGAGAAAAACGTCAGATTAACTGTTTGGGACAATGGTATTGGGTTTGACTTTCAGACTGTTTCAAAAGGCAAAGGGTTGAAAAACATAATAAAAAGGCTGGACGAGATACAAGGCACAATGGCATATGAGCAGAATGGGGGAAGTAAATTTATAATCCATTTCAACTGA
- a CDS encoding response regulator transcription factor produces the protein MIKVAIAEDNKDVRENLIRVFELLGEIEVQLVAENGKELLQKLKSAVKPEVILMDVEMPEMNGIEATKEVKKIYPDIPIIILTVVNQKDKVFNALKNGANGYILKGEKPKAILEAVKQAKEGRLPMTPEIAALTLAFFSQHLESTASKEDYDLTRRELEILGFLCKGMSYKTIADECFISQRTVNTHVENIYRKLNVHNAVEANNIARKNRWF, from the coding sequence ATGATAAAGGTAGCGATAGCAGAAGACAATAAAGATGTAAGGGAAAACCTCATCAGGGTTTTTGAGCTTTTAGGAGAGATTGAGGTTCAGCTCGTTGCAGAAAACGGAAAGGAGTTACTTCAAAAGTTGAAAAGCGCTGTTAAGCCGGAAGTCATTCTAATGGATGTTGAAATGCCTGAAATGAATGGTATTGAAGCCACCAAAGAGGTAAAAAAAATATATCCTGATATCCCCATCATTATTCTGACGGTTGTTAATCAAAAAGATAAGGTATTTAATGCTTTAAAAAATGGGGCAAATGGCTATATCCTGAAAGGAGAAAAGCCCAAAGCCATACTCGAAGCGGTCAAACAGGCTAAAGAAGGCCGGTTGCCCATGACGCCGGAAATTGCTGCTCTTACCCTGGCGTTCTTCTCCCAACACCTGGAATCAACAGCTTCAAAGGAAGATTACGATTTGACCAGGCGCGAACTGGAGATATTGGGGTTTCTGTGTAAGGGTATGAGTTACAAAACCATCGCAGACGAATGTTTTATTTCACAGCGAACGGTAAATACCCACGTCGAAAACATATACCGCAAGCTGAATGTACATAATGCCGTGGAAGCCAATAATATTGCCCGAAAAAATCGCTGGTTTTAG
- a CDS encoding sulfatase-like hydrolase/transferase gives MHKNYLTLFLLISLLYGCKTDLPVDPEPDYPNILLIIADDMGKDATSGFSEGTVKPNTPNLNKIKNDGLVFTNLWVNPTCSPTRASIITGKYGYRTGVKWANDALSTSEDYLQNYITETTNHAYATAVVGKWHLSGDVTSANPESLGIDYYAGLIKGSVQDYYKWQLTENGSTRLETEYTSKVFTDLAIDWVNTQSKPWFLWLAYNAPHTPFHVPPAEMHSQGSLPEYTTGDDPEPYYMAAIEAMDFQIGRLLAEIPAEELDNTVIIFLGDNGTPNQVAQLPYTNNSVKGTLYQGGINVPMYISGKGVSRTGEDNHLICSTDIFATIAELAGAGVAEIHDSKSFKALLSQEAAHREFQYSEMNDGTDDLWAISNGHHKLIINANGNKEMYDLMHDPYENNDLLKGVLTTEEENARASLEAELLNIRN, from the coding sequence ATGCACAAAAACTATCTTACACTATTCCTCCTGATCTCGCTTCTATATGGTTGTAAGACAGACCTCCCCGTTGACCCAGAACCGGACTATCCCAATATTCTCCTGATCATTGCAGATGATATGGGAAAAGACGCGACTTCGGGATTTTCGGAAGGCACAGTTAAACCCAATACCCCCAATCTCAATAAAATAAAAAATGACGGGCTGGTGTTCACCAATCTCTGGGTCAATCCGACCTGTTCTCCTACAAGGGCGTCCATCATTACGGGGAAATATGGATACAGAACCGGTGTGAAATGGGCAAATGATGCATTGAGCACATCAGAAGATTATCTGCAAAACTATATCACTGAAACCACCAATCACGCCTACGCCACAGCCGTTGTTGGCAAATGGCATTTATCGGGTGATGTTACCTCCGCCAATCCCGAATCTCTGGGAATAGATTATTATGCCGGACTCATCAAAGGCAGTGTTCAGGATTATTATAAATGGCAATTAACTGAAAATGGCAGCACAAGACTGGAGACCGAATATACTTCAAAAGTTTTTACCGACCTGGCCATCGACTGGGTCAATACGCAATCCAAACCCTGGTTTCTCTGGCTGGCTTACAATGCGCCGCATACGCCTTTTCATGTTCCACCTGCGGAGATGCATTCGCAGGGAAGTTTGCCCGAATATACAACGGGCGACGATCCTGAGCCTTATTATATGGCAGCCATTGAAGCCATGGATTTTCAGATAGGCCGGCTCCTGGCAGAAATACCTGCCGAAGAACTCGACAATACGGTAATCATATTTTTGGGAGACAACGGCACGCCCAATCAGGTAGCCCAACTACCCTATACCAACAATTCGGTGAAAGGCACGCTGTATCAGGGAGGAATCAATGTGCCAATGTATATTTCGGGAAAAGGTGTCAGCCGCACAGGCGAAGACAACCACTTAATCTGCAGTACGGACATTTTCGCTACGATCGCCGAACTTGCCGGGGCTGGCGTTGCCGAAATCCACGACAGCAAAAGTTTTAAGGCTCTGTTAAGTCAAGAAGCGGCACACCGGGAATTTCAGTATTCAGAAATGAATGATGGAACAGACGATTTATGGGCGATCAGTAATGGTCATCATAAGCTCATTATCAATGCCAACGGCAACAAAGAGATGTATGACTTAATGCATGATCCTTACGAAAACAATGACTTACTGAAAGGAGTATTAACGACTGAAGAGGAAAATGCCCGGGCGTCGTTAGAAGCAGAACTGTTAAATATCAGAAATTAA
- a CDS encoding glycosyl hydrolase family 17 protein, whose product MSYRKYKKLALTGPDFSGLSLEDLKSRYRQALENGMHGLCFSAYVEGQEPGDPLSDTQIRRRMEIISPFTRWVRSFSCIEGNELIPQIAHEMGLQTLVGAWLGKDEDKNEQEIEALIELGRAGHVDIAAVGNEVLYRNDLPKAKLLEYIQRVKAALPEIPVGYVDAYYEFTQHPDICDSCDVILANCYPFWEGCQLEYALLYMQQMYQQACQAAQGKPVIITETGWPNHGRTLEAAIPSTENAIKYFLYTQYWALQDKAEIFYFSSFDESWKIGSEGDVGAYWGIWDKNEQLKYV is encoded by the coding sequence ATGTCGTACCGCAAATATAAAAAACTCGCCCTTACCGGGCCCGATTTCTCGGGTCTTAGCCTGGAAGACCTCAAATCCCGTTACCGCCAGGCACTGGAAAATGGCATGCACGGTCTGTGCTTCAGCGCTTATGTGGAAGGTCAGGAACCTGGCGACCCATTGTCCGATACACAAATACGCCGCAGAATGGAGATCATCAGTCCTTTTACCCGGTGGGTTCGCTCATTTTCATGTATCGAAGGGAATGAACTGATTCCTCAAATCGCTCATGAAATGGGTTTACAAACGCTCGTGGGCGCATGGCTGGGCAAAGATGAAGACAAAAATGAACAAGAGATCGAAGCGTTGATCGAACTGGGCCGGGCGGGACATGTGGACATTGCGGCTGTAGGCAACGAGGTACTCTACCGAAATGACCTCCCCAAAGCCAAGCTATTGGAATATATACAGCGGGTAAAAGCCGCACTGCCAGAAATTCCCGTCGGCTACGTAGATGCCTACTACGAATTTACCCAGCACCCGGATATCTGCGACAGTTGCGACGTTATACTGGCCAATTGTTACCCTTTCTGGGAAGGTTGCCAGCTGGAATATGCCCTGCTGTATATGCAGCAAATGTATCAACAAGCCTGTCAGGCGGCACAAGGAAAACCGGTAATCATTACCGAGACGGGCTGGCCCAACCATGGACGGACATTGGAAGCGGCTATTCCTTCGACAGAGAATGCAATCAAATATTTTCTCTACACGCAATACTGGGCGTTGCAGGATAAAGCAGAAATTTTCTATTTTTCGTCCTTTGATGAATCGTGGAAAATTGGCTCAGAAGGAGACGTTGGCGCTTATTGGGGAATTTGGGATAAAAATGAACAATTGAAATATGTTTAA